The Zingiber officinale cultivar Zhangliang chromosome 9A, Zo_v1.1, whole genome shotgun sequence genome window below encodes:
- the LOC122018758 gene encoding beta-amylase 1, chloroplastic-like yields the protein MAFNLAHQVGSLCGSPMVMVEPGSAARADPQTAPATVWKPQAVDRRFRIQIGVGQAEMETAPQTCHARSLALPDLSAASDAPAAEVREHLGGGGGGAVKGVPVFVMMPLDTVRPGGGLNRKKAMNASLMALKNAGVEGVMVDVWWGMVEKERPGEYDWRGYDEFMEMAARIGLKVQAVMSFHQCGGNVGDSVTIPLPRWVLEEMDKDPDLAYTDQWGRRNPEYLSLGCDALPVLKGRTPVQCYADFMRAFRHRFSDLLGSTIVEIQVGMGPAGELRYPSYPEGDGTWKFPGIGAFQCYDKYMLSNLKAAAEKVGKAEWGNGGPADAGGYKNWPEDTAFFRREGGWNGPYGEFFLSWYSQMLLDHGERIVSSATSIFDDLAGVKISVKVAGIHWHYGTRSHAPELTAGYYNTRYRDGYLPIARMLGRHGAVFNFTCVEMRDGEQPSEAECKPEELVGQVAAAAREAGVELAGENALPRYDETAHEQIVRAAACGQEKMGAFTYLRMGPDLFEPDNWRRFVAFVKIMAESGGGSAEHCREMAEREEELSVHVPLVQEAAATLTCA from the exons ATGGCGTTCAATTTGGCTCATCAGGTTGGGAGTCTGTGCGGATCGCCGATGGTGATGGTGGAGCCTGGATCGGCGGCCCGGGCGGATCCCCAAACGGCGCCGGCGACGGTCTGGAAGCCCCAGGCGGTGGACCGACGCTTCCGGATCCAGATCGGGGTCGGGCAGGCGGAGATGGAGACGGCGCCGCAGACGTGCCATGCCCGATCCCTGGCTCTGCCGGATCTGTCGGCGGCGAGCGATGCGCCGGCGGCGGAAGTGAGGGAGCACCTCGGCGGGGGAGGAGGAGGCGCGGTGAAGGGGGTGCCGGTGTTCGTGATGATGCCGCTGGACACGGTGCGGCCCGGCGGGGGGCTGAACCGGAAGAAGGCGATGAACGCGAGCCTGATGGCGCTGAAGAACGCCGGGGTGGAGGGGGTGATGGTGGACGTGTGGTGGGGGATGGTGGAGAAGGAGCGGCCCGGGGAGTACGACTGGCGAGGCTACGACGAGTTCATGGAGATGGCCGCCCGGATCGGGCTCAAGGTCCAGGCCGTCATGTCCTTCCACCAGTGCGGCGGCAACGTCGGCGACTCCGTCAC GATACCTCTGCCGCGATGGGTTCTGGAGGAAATGGACAAGGATCCAGACCTGGCGTACACCGACCAGTGGGGTCGCCGGAATCCCGAGTACCTCTCCCTCGGCTGCGACGCCCTCCCCGTCCTCAAGGGCCGCACCCCCGTCCAGTGCTACGCCGACTTCATGCGCGCCTTTCGCCACCGCTTCTCCGATCTGCTCGGCTCCACCATCGTC GAGATTCAAGTGGGAATGGGTCCCGCCGGCGAGTTGAGGTACCCATCGTACCCCGAGGGCGACGGCACCTGGAAGTTCCCCGGCATCGGAGCATTCCAATGCTACGATAAG TACATGTTGAGCAATCTGAAGGCGGCGGCAGAGAAGGTAGGGAAGGCGGAGTGGGGCAACGGTGGGCCTGCGGACGCCGGTGGCTACAAAAACTGGCCGGAAGACACCGCCTTCTTCCGCCGGGAAGGCGGGTGGAATGGACCCTACGGGGAGTTCTTCCTCTCGTGGTACTCCCAAATGCTCCTCGATCACGGCGAGCGCATCGTCTCCTCTGCTACTTCGATCTTCGACGACCTCGCCGGCGTCAAGATCTCCGTCAAGGTGGCCGGCATCCACTGGCACTACGGCACCCGATCCCACGCCCCCGAGCTCACCGCCGGGTACTACAACACCCGGTACCGCGACGGTTACCTCCCCATCGCCCGCATGCTGGGCCGGCACGGCGCCGTGTTCAACTTCACGTGCGTGGAGATGCGCGACGGCGAGCAGCCCAGCGAGGCGGAGTGCAAGCCAGAGGAGCTCGTCGGGCAGGTGGCCGCGGCGGCGCGGGAGGCTGGCGTGGAGCTCGCGGGGGAGAACGCGCTACCGCGGTACGACGAGACGGCGCACGAGCAGATAGTGAGGGCCGCGGCCTGCGGGCAGGAGAAGATGGGGGCCTTCACGTACCTGCGAATGGGGCCGGATCTGTTCGAGCCGGACAACTGGCGGAGGTTCGTGGCGTTCGTGAAGATCATGGCGGAGAGCGGCGGAGGCTCGGCGGAGCACTGCCGTGAGATGGCGGAGAGGGAGGAGGAGCTCTCGGTCCACGTGCCGCTCGTACAGGAGGCTGCCGCAACGCTCACGTGCgcttaa
- the LOC122021791 gene encoding cysteine protease ATG4B-like has product MCRTWETIINISKEQYDHEKRKQRFPMVLYIVSGDKDGEQGGAPVVCIEVAARLCHDFNKGQQDWAPMLLLVPLVLGLEKINPRYIPLLWEMFAFPQCLGILGGKPGASTYTDGVQDEKALYLDPHEVQSAVDIKMDDQEVDCSSYHCR; this is encoded by the exons ATGTGTCGAACATGGGAAACGATTATCAACATTAGCAAAGAACAATATGATCATGAAAAACGCAAACAAAGGTTTCCCATGGTTCTATATATCGTTTCAGGTGATAAAGATGGGGAACAAGGTGGAGCTCCAGTTGTTTGCATTGAGGTTGCTGCTAGACTTTGTCATGATTTTAACAAAGGGCAACAAGATTGGGCACCTATGCTACTTCTGGTGCCTTTGGTTCTTGGTTTAGAAAAAATCAACCCCAG GTATATTCCTTTGCTGTGGGAAATGTTTGCATTTCCACAATGCCTCGGCATCTTAGGTGGTAAACCTGGTGCCTCAACCTATACTGATGGTGTGCAAGATGAGAAGGCACTCTACTTGGACCCTCATGAAGTTCAGTCG GCTGTTGATATCAAGATGGATGACCAGGAAGTTGATTGCTCTTCATACCACTGCAG ATGA
- the LOC122019717 gene encoding protein NTM1-like 9 isoform X2: MAAFSVDSLPLGFRFRPTDVELVNHYLKGKIRGRIKSEVEVIPVIDVCKCDPWDLPAKALIKSSDEWFFFSPKDRKYPNSGRSNRTTLSGYWKATGKDRTIKARARDTAIIGTKKTLVFYQGRAPKGVRTNWIMHEYRTTEPELDSGKQGGFVLYRLFKKMEEKTGEKTPVSEVDDCLERNIDDTHSSALSSSSTMLSPDGMLNGEVSTGEPVTSLDQKALLCDWQENIQHLPLPSDEQLSGVGELFSDKNNFTINNLPIQEEIHFTGAVASPASGVEFSLDNLAQFDFREFEHEFYDSVEKFVAESKPCQNLEDDYVTEFLDEILCDPEERSPDVSNDCSTLFPCYSYSPSEAFLFRDNTTGIGGDDNTDVPEILEHHEENTESSLDSSINAKKELSHGNAISTVKTSSPLEFGDAEKSDGLRSRRAHNDEIEKKTSDQSLDALAISSGSYSVIRIILILSALLFLLCLGLSWCLSC, from the exons ATGGCGGCTTTCTCCGTCGATTCGTTGCCGCTGGGATTCCGATTCCGTCCGACGGATGTGGAGCTGGTGAATCATTACCTCAAGGGAAAGATCAGAGGACGGATCAAGTCCGAGGTCGAGGTTATCCCGGTGATAGATGTCTGCAAGTGCGATCCGTGGGATCTTCCCG CTAAAGCGTTGATAAAATCAAGCGACGAGTGGTTCTTCTTCTCGCCGAAGGACCGTAAATATCCCAATAGTGGTCGTTctaaccgaactacactatctgGATACTGGAAAGCTACTGGAAAGGATCGAACGATCAAGGCAAGGGCGCGGGATACTGCAATTATAGGCACGAAGAAAACTCTTGTTTTCTACCAAGGTCGTGCCCCTAAAGGCGTTCGAACGAATTGGATTATGCATGAGTATCGAACCACTGAGCCCGAACTTGATTCAGGCAAACAg GGTGGCTTTGTTCTTTATCGTTTGTTCAAGAAGATGGAAGAGAAGACTGGAGAGAAGACCCCAGTTTCTGAAGTTGATGATTGCTTGGAGAGAAATATTGATGATACACACAGTAGtgctttgtcttcttcttcaACCATGCTTTCACCTGATGGAATGCTTAATGGAGAAGTTTCTACTGGGGAACCTGTGACATCATTGGATCAGAAGGCTCTGTTGTGTGATTGGCAAGAGAACATACAACATTTACCTCTACCCTCAGATGAACAATTGTCAGGTGTTGGCGAATTGTTTTCGGATAAAAACAATTTCACAATAAATAATCTTCCAATTCAAGAGGAGATCCATTTTACTGGTGCTGTGGCATCACCAGCATCTGGG GTTGAATTTTCATTGGATAATTTAGCACAATTTGATTTCCGAGAGTTCGAGCACGAGTTTTATGACAGTGTTGAGAAGTTTGTGGCAGAGTCTAAACCATGTCAAAATCTTGAAGATGATTATGTTACTGAATTCTTGGATGAAATTCTTTGTGATCCTGAGGAACGTTCCCCTGATGTATCAAATGACTGTAGCACTCTTTTCCCATGTTATTCTTATAGTCCCTCGGAAGCTTTTTTATTCAGGGACAACACGACAGGTATTGGTGGGGATGATAATACAGAT GTACCAGAAATTCTGGAGCATCATGAAGAAAACACAGAATCCAGCCTTGACAGCAGTATCAACGCAAAAAAGGAACTTTCTCATG GTAATGCAATTTCTACAGTGAAAACATCCTCTCCCCTTGAGTTTGGTGATGCTGAGAAATCTGATGGATTGAGATCCAGACGGGCACATAATGATGAAATTGAGAAGAAGACTAGCGATCAATCTTTGGATGCTCTAGCAATTTCATCTGGTTCATACTCTGTTATTAGAATCATTTTGATTCTTTCAGCCCTACTCTTCCTCTTATGTCTTGGATTAAGTTGGTGCCTTAGCTGTTGA
- the LOC122019717 gene encoding uncharacterized protein LOC122019717 isoform X1, with amino-acid sequence MAAFSVDSLPLGFRFRPTDVELVNHYLKGKIRGRIKSEVEVIPVIDVCKCDPWDLPAKALIKSSDEWFFFSPKDRKYPNSGRSNRTTLSGYWKATGKDRTIKARARDTAIIGTKKTLVFYQGRAPKGVRTNWIMHEYRTTEPELDSGKQGGFVLYRLFKKMEEKTGEKTPVSEVDDCLERNIDDTHSSALSSSSTMLSPDGMLNGEVSTGEPVTSLDQKALLCDWQENIQHLPLPSDEQLSGVGELFSDKNNFTINNLPIQEEIHFTGAVASPASGVEFSLDNLAQFDFREFEHEFYDSVEKFVAESKPCQNLEDDYVTEFLDEILCDPEERSPDVSNDCSTLFPCYSYSPSEAFLFRDNTTGIGGDDNTDVIEVFGQECSPPICSSTIWQNSGYTAPLRQGTSQFPLFPNHNFGHNVSFMGTAASMHQESINVENLDNAKIHVRTHRNLFESHDLSEEKVLSASQIRLQKSVQNASVPKTDHISTIKNDIVHSVVNEVPEILEHHEENTESSLDSSINAKKELSHGNAISTVKTSSPLEFGDAEKSDGLRSRRAHNDEIEKKTSDQSLDALAISSGSYSVIRIILILSALLFLLCLGLSWCLSC; translated from the exons ATGGCGGCTTTCTCCGTCGATTCGTTGCCGCTGGGATTCCGATTCCGTCCGACGGATGTGGAGCTGGTGAATCATTACCTCAAGGGAAAGATCAGAGGACGGATCAAGTCCGAGGTCGAGGTTATCCCGGTGATAGATGTCTGCAAGTGCGATCCGTGGGATCTTCCCG CTAAAGCGTTGATAAAATCAAGCGACGAGTGGTTCTTCTTCTCGCCGAAGGACCGTAAATATCCCAATAGTGGTCGTTctaaccgaactacactatctgGATACTGGAAAGCTACTGGAAAGGATCGAACGATCAAGGCAAGGGCGCGGGATACTGCAATTATAGGCACGAAGAAAACTCTTGTTTTCTACCAAGGTCGTGCCCCTAAAGGCGTTCGAACGAATTGGATTATGCATGAGTATCGAACCACTGAGCCCGAACTTGATTCAGGCAAACAg GGTGGCTTTGTTCTTTATCGTTTGTTCAAGAAGATGGAAGAGAAGACTGGAGAGAAGACCCCAGTTTCTGAAGTTGATGATTGCTTGGAGAGAAATATTGATGATACACACAGTAGtgctttgtcttcttcttcaACCATGCTTTCACCTGATGGAATGCTTAATGGAGAAGTTTCTACTGGGGAACCTGTGACATCATTGGATCAGAAGGCTCTGTTGTGTGATTGGCAAGAGAACATACAACATTTACCTCTACCCTCAGATGAACAATTGTCAGGTGTTGGCGAATTGTTTTCGGATAAAAACAATTTCACAATAAATAATCTTCCAATTCAAGAGGAGATCCATTTTACTGGTGCTGTGGCATCACCAGCATCTGGG GTTGAATTTTCATTGGATAATTTAGCACAATTTGATTTCCGAGAGTTCGAGCACGAGTTTTATGACAGTGTTGAGAAGTTTGTGGCAGAGTCTAAACCATGTCAAAATCTTGAAGATGATTATGTTACTGAATTCTTGGATGAAATTCTTTGTGATCCTGAGGAACGTTCCCCTGATGTATCAAATGACTGTAGCACTCTTTTCCCATGTTATTCTTATAGTCCCTCGGAAGCTTTTTTATTCAGGGACAACACGACAGGTATTGGTGGGGATGATAATACAGAT GTAATAGAAGTTTTTGGTCAAGAGTGCAGTCCACCCATTTGTTCAAGCACCATTTGGCAGAATAGTGGTTACACAGCTCCATTAAGACAAGGCACGAGTCAGTTTCCTTTGTTTCCTAATCATAATTTTGGCCATAATGTTTCCTTCATGGGGACTGCTGCAAGTATGCATCAAGAATCAATTAATGTTGAGAACTTAGATAACGCCAAAATCCATGTTAGAACACACAGAAATTTGTTTGAGTCTCATGACCTGAGTGAAGAAAAAGTCTTATCAGCAAGCCAGATACGCTTGCAAAAGTCCGTTCAAAATGCATCTGTCCCCAAAACTGATCATATAAGTACTATAAAGAATGACATAGTCCACTCGGTTGTCAATGAG GTACCAGAAATTCTGGAGCATCATGAAGAAAACACAGAATCCAGCCTTGACAGCAGTATCAACGCAAAAAAGGAACTTTCTCATG GTAATGCAATTTCTACAGTGAAAACATCCTCTCCCCTTGAGTTTGGTGATGCTGAGAAATCTGATGGATTGAGATCCAGACGGGCACATAATGATGAAATTGAGAAGAAGACTAGCGATCAATCTTTGGATGCTCTAGCAATTTCATCTGGTTCATACTCTGTTATTAGAATCATTTTGATTCTTTCAGCCCTACTCTTCCTCTTATGTCTTGGATTAAGTTGGTGCCTTAGCTGTTGA